The following is a genomic window from Deinococcus sp. LM3.
ACAGGGCGTTCACGTAGAACTTGTAGATTTCCAGCGACTTGTCGGTCTTGTCCCGCGCGCGCGCGTAGTTCAACTCGTCCCGGTCCAGGTCGACCGGCGTGACGCCCTCCGTGATCTCCCGGAAGGTCTGCCGCGCGCCGCTGATGAAGTTGTGCAGGATGATGTTCGGGTACTCCAGCCCCTTGGCCTCATGCACACTGAAGATCAGGGGCGTCCCGAACGCCTTACGGGCCGCCGCCTTGTCTTCGTCGCGCAGCACCAGCACGGCGTACTCGGTACTCCCGCGAATCTGATCGTCGAGGTGCCGTTTCACGCGCGGGTCGTCCGGCAGGAACGTCACGCTGCCGGGCTCCTGCGCCACCGCCCGCACCAGGAAGTTGCTTTCCCGGTCGACGCTGCCGAACCGGGCGTGCTTGATCTTCAGCAGGTCGTTGGCGACCCGCGTCACCTGACCGGAATTCCGGAAGTTCGCCTGCAGCACGCTGATCTTCTGGCGTTCCGCCAGTTCCGGATCGCGGTACAGCAGCGTCTTGACCGCCGCCCAGGAGAAGAAGTTCGGGTGGACAATCTGGTTCGAGTCGCCGCACAGCAGAAACTGCCCCGGCGTCCGCAGGGTTCGCAGGATCAGCGCCAGTTGCGCCGCCGTCAGGTCCTGCACCTCGTCGACCACCACAAAATCGTAGGTCGGCGCCGCGTCCGGCAGGTACGCCGAGGCGAGCAGCGACGCGTCGAACAGCCCCGCGCCTTCCATCCAGGTCAGGTACTTGCTGAACAGGTCGTACACGGCGGGCCGCTGCTCGGCGGCGTAGATGCTCTGACGCACGCCCAGTTGCAGGTACGCCTCGCGGGACAGCGGGCCACCCGGAGCGCTGCTCAGCACCCCCCGGAACTCCTCGAACAGCTGGTGCGCGTCCGTGAACTTCAGGCCCGGCTGGCGCGCCGCCCAGTCCCGGACGTCCCCGAACGAGACTTCCCGCCCGGACGGGACGCGCATGGTCCGCAGGAAATCCGCGAACGACAGGAAATCCACCTCCTGCGCCTCGTTCTCGAAGCCGTGCGCGCCGTACAGTTCGCGCGCCCCCTGCGCCAGGTACGCCGAGAGCGTCACGTACAGCACCCGCCCCGGCACGTCCCGCAGTTTCTGCAGCGTCAGCGCCGTCTTCCCGCTTCCGGCCGACCCGACCAGAATCACCGGGGCGGGCGTGCGGTACACCACGTCCTGCGTGTCGTCGAACGAGATGACCTTATCCAGCAGGTGAAATTCACGGCGCGTCGGGTGCAGGTACCGCACGGGCGCCGCCTCCTGCGCCGCTCCGGCGACCGAGAAATCCGGCAGTTTCGCCTCGTCGATCACCGCGCCCCGCAGGAACCGGGACTTCTCGTAGGCATGCTGGTGAATGACTTCCAGCGCCAGACACACCGTTTCCTGCCCGCTGCGCACGAAGGTCAGCAGCAGGCGGTTGGTGTCGTCCAGTTTCGCGCGGTAGTACGGTCCCTGAGAGAGCTTCTTGACGTCCGGCGTCCGGAAGTCGTCCCGCTCGATGGCCTCCTGAACCTTCCCGAGCTGCCGGCGGACCCGGCTGACATCCAGATCACGGTAGAAAAGCAAACGCATGCCCGCAGGATACCGGCCTGCCGAAGCCGTTCAGTGCGGCGTCATGCGGCTTCCGTTTGTTTCGTTGACAGATCGGAACCCCACCGATCTGCCAACTCCACGTCCGGAACCCGCTTCGCTCCTACTCTGCGGGGCAGCTCTACGAGTCGCATCCGCTCGGATTGAAGGGTCTTTGCAGCCCATTCAATCGGAGTCCGTATCAGTCCACGCGCCCGGCCTGCGCGAGGGCGCGGTCGAGTTCGTGGCGGGTGGGCATGCTGGGCTGCGCGCCGTCCCGCGTGCACGCCAGCGAGGCCGCCAGAGCCGCGCGGCGCATGGCCCGTTCCAGCGATTGCCCCGCCCCCAGTCCCCCCGTCAGCACCCCCACGAAGGTATCCCCCGCTCCCGTCGTGTCCCGCACCGTGACCGGATGCGCCGCCACCTCGATCCGCTGATCGCCACTGACCGCCACACTCCCCGCCCCGCCCAGCGTCACGATCACCGTCCCCGGCCCCAGTGCCTGCGCCGCCCGCAGCTGTTCCATCCGCTCACCCGGTCCCACCAGCCCCGTCAATTCACCCTCGTTCACCACCAGCACGTTCACGTTCGCCAGCAGGTCCGCCGGAAGGGGTTCCTGCGGGGCGGGCGCGGCGTTGAGGACGACCGTCACCCCCCGTTCCCGCGCCGAGCGCGCGTACGCCTGCACGGTCGCCAGCGGCAGTTCCAGTTGCAGGATCAGGTGCGTGACGTCCGTGAAATCCGGCCCCCGCTGCGGGGTCAGGAGGGCGTTCGCGCCGGACGCCACGGCGATCACGTTCTCGCCGCTGTCAGCGACCGTGATGAACGCCGCACCGGTGGGGGCGTCCAGGGTCAGGGAGGTGTCCTGCACGCCGCTGGCACGCAGGGACTCCCGGAGCGGCGCGGCGTAGGGATCGTCACCGAGGGCGCCGAAGAAGCGGGTGGGATGGCCGCTGCGGCCGCAGGCGACCGCCTGATTGGCGCCCTTCCCGCCGGGGGCGGTGGTGAAGGCCGGGCCGAGGACCGTCTCGCCGGGGCGGGGCAGGTGGGAGACGCGGGTGATGAAGTCCAGGTTGGCACTGCCGGCAACGAGAATCACACAGACCTCCGGTTGGGGCCAGCTTCCGTGTGCAGTGGCCCCCGCCCAGCCTAGCAAGCTGAGCCGCGCGACAGACCTGCCGCTTCCGTTCCGTGCAGACTGGGTGGATGGTCCGACACTCCTCACGCTTTCTGTTCCTGCGTCCCCTGCTGCTGTGCGTGATCCTGTGGGCCGGGGCGGGTCTGGCCGGGGCGCAGCGCGTGGTGGCGCATCTGCCGGACCCGGCGGTCTCGCTGACCATGACCGGCGACCTTCACGCCCTGACCCGCGCGGGCGAGCTGTGGAATCTGGCGGGCACACCGGTCCGCCTCGCGGCCGGGCTGTCCACCGACGCGCCCCTGACCAGCTGCGCGGGGCAGGTGGCTGCCACGCTGCGTGGCGGGCAGCTGTGGTGGGGCCAGCGCCGGGCCGCCGGGAACCTGAGTGTCAGCGCCGGGACGCTCTGCACGCCGTCAGGCGAGTTGCTGGCGATCAGCCGCGCGGGCGAGGCCCTGCTGATCAGCCGCGCCGGAACCGTGTCGCGGCGCGTACCGGTCGCGGGCCTGCCGGACGCCCGCCCTCACCTGGCGGACCTGAACGGCGACGGTCGGCCCTGGGTGGTACTGCTGACCCGTCCGACCACCCGCTACGCGCACGGGGTGCTGGGTGACGCCGTGGAAGCGGCCGGACTCGTCGCGCTGGATCCCGTCTCGCTGGCCGTGCGGGCCACCCTGACCCTGCCCGCCCCGCTGGTGTTCGAGGACTGGGAGGCGCGCCCACTGCGCGTGGCGGGGCGGGACGTGCTGGCGGTGGTGCGCGCCTCCCCGCAGGGAGGCGGGGCGCTGACAGTCGTCGGCCTTCAGGGCGGGACGCTGCGGGTACTGGCGGCCGGGCCGGATTTCGGACGCGGTGGCCGCTGGCTGGCCCCCCTGACGGACGGCGCCGACCTGTACGCCGTGCATACCCCCCACCTGGGCGGCGCGCTGCACCGCTACGCGCTGACCGGCACGCGCCTGACGGCCACGCCCGTGGCCGGGGCGCCCCTGGTCAGCAACCACCGGCTGGGCGAGCGTCTGGTCACCGGGGGCGTCTGGCAGGGAGGCGTGTGGCTCGGCACGCAGGAGCAGACGCGCACCCTCGGGCCGGACGGGCTGACGCTCCCGGCCGCTCCGTCCTCGGCAGTCCTGGCCTCGGCGCGGGGCGCCTTCCTGGGCACGCAGGACGGGCGGGTCTGGCAGCTGCCCGACCGGCAGGCGCCGTAACGTCACCTGCCATCCCACGGCGGCGGCGTTTCTGCCACGCTGTCCGTGGGGCCCTTTCCTGCCGTGACTGCCGCCGCGCCGCCCGGCCCGGCCAGTCCCGGCCTCTTCCTGCGCGCCCCACCGGAGTCCGTTCATGACCGAGTCCCGCCCGCCTGCCGTCGAACTACGCATCTACCCGGACTTCAGTGAGGTCCGCACCCTCGTCCAGAGTGAGGCCGACCGGCTGGAACTGACGTTCCCGGCGACCACCTGGGCGTCGGTGGATACCGAGTCCATCACCCTGATCGGCCTGCCGTACGCCAGCAAGACCGTGGTGGCCCGCGAGAGCTGGCTGACCGCCTTCGAGGGGCGGCGCGTCGGGCTGCGCACCCCGCACGGCACCGAGGAGGTCACGCTGATCCGCGCCGACGATCTGGTCGTGCAGAACGCGAACGGCGCGTACTTTCACGCGTCGCAGCAGGACCTGCTCCTGCCCGAGGCGCCGCCACCGCAGGGGCAGCGGGGCGTGGTGAGCCTGAGTTTCGCCCTGCGCGGGCCGGGCGAGGGCGTCCTGACCTACCTGACCCGGTCCCTGACCTGGTCCGCGCAGTACCAGCTGGACATCGACGGACAGGGGGGCGGCGTCCTGCGCGCCGACGCGACCCTGCACAACCGCGGGGACCTGCCGCTGGAACCGGAAGTCCTGACGCTCGTGGCCGGAGAGGTGCGCCGCCACCGGTCCACGCGCGGATTCAGGTCCCTGGGTGACGGAGTCATGCACTTCGCCCAGCACGCCTCACCCACCTGGGAGGATCCGGAGGACGCCCCGGAGATCGCGGGTCTGTACCGGTATCAACTGCTGAACCCGCCCCGGCTGGCCGGCGGGTCGGACGTCACGGTGCCGTTCGAGGATGTGCCGCTGCGCCGCACCCGCCTGACGAACGTCGCGTCGCTCGGCATGTCGTTCGCCAGCGAGCAGCGGGGCGTCTTCCAGCGGCGCTACAGCCTGGTGCCGGAACGGCCGCTGCTGGAGGCCAGGGTCACGGTCCGGGACCAGGGGTACCTGGTCGGGCAGCGGCGGGTCGGGGAAACGGCGGCCGGACAGGAGGTGGAATTCACGCTGGGCCAGGACCCGAACGTGACCTACCACCGGACCGTGACGCTCCTGAGCAGCGCGCTCACGCAGGACGTGGACCGCCACGGCAAAGCGGTCACGCGCACCGTACAGGAGTACCGGGTGACGTACCGGCTGCGCAACGCCGGCCGGCGACCGGTCGAGTTCGAGGTGACCGAGCGGACGGGTTACCTGACCCTCCTCAACGTGAGCGGACCAGCCGGGGATCAGTTCGAGCGTCAGACGGATACCGTGGCGTTCCGCGGCGCGCTCCCCCCGACCGGCGACACGACCGTCGAGTTCGAGGTGACGGTCAGGGAGGACTGACCGACGGGACTGCCAGCCGGGGCGGCAGGCTGCCGACTGCTCTACCCTGAACGCATGACCCGTTCCCCTGCCGACCCCCTGTCCGACTTTCCCCTGCCGGCGTTCACGGACGACCTGACGCGCCTGATGGCGCAGCGCGGAGTGACGTCCGTGGCCGCCCGTCCGGACCTCCCGGCCGGTCAGACGGCCCTGCTGGGCCTGACCGAACAGGACGTGTTCACGACCCAGGACCTCGCCTTCGCGTTCATGGGTGGGGCGGACCACCGCGCGGCCGCCGAGGCGTACCGGGTGGACGCCTCCGCCTTCCAGGCGACCGCCGGCCGGCGCGACCAGGAGGACGCCGCGCAGTTCGCCCGCGCGACCGGCGACCTGTTCGACCGCTACGGGGTGATGGCGCTGGAATTCCCGGCCGGGGCGTTCCTGGGCTTCCGCAGCACCCCGCAGGGCATGCGTTTCATGGTGGACGGCGTGGGGTTGACACTGCGCGGCTCGCCCCGCCCGGCCTGACCACGCGGTCCGGCGCCTGCCAGGGCGGCACCTGCGGCCTCCGGCGCCGCCCGTGGCCTCTATGCTGGGCCGGATGCCTGACGCCCCGCTGCGCACCGACCTGATCCGCCACTTCCGACTGGGGAAGCATTCCCTGCACGGCCCCGCGCACTGGGCGCGGGTGCAGGCGCACGCGGAGCGGCTGGCACTGGCGTCCGGCGGGGACGTGACGGTGGCGCGTTATTTTGCCTGGTTCCATGACGCCGAGCGCCTCGACGAGTCCTACGACCTCGGTCACGGAGCGCGCGCGGCGGCCCTCGTCCGGGCGTGGCGCGGCCGCCTGCCCCTCTCGGACGCGCAGGTGGACCTGCTGGCGCGCACCTGCGAACGCCACGAGCTGGGTGAGGTCAGCCGAGACCCCACCATCGGCGCGTGCTGGGACGCCGACCGCCTGGAACTGACGCGCGTGGGCATGCAGCCCGACGCACGGTACATGAGCACCGCCGCCGGAAAGGCAGAAACGCTCACCGTGACCATCTGAACCCGCGTGACCCGCGCCCCGGCTGGCCCGACCCGGCTGGCGCGGTTCAGCTGTCGCGGTTCAACCAGGGAATGACCAGCCCGTCGTCCGCCGGGTCCGGCCGGTCCGGGGCGGGGGCCTTCCGGGCGGCGGGAGGTTGCAGCGGCGTGGCCCCCGGCACGGCGGGCGGTGTGGCGGGCGCGGGGGACCGGTCCGTCAGCGAGCGGTCCCCACCGGGACGCAGGCTGCGCAGGTAACGGTCCTCGGCCCCCAGGCGGGCACGGCTGTCTTCCAGGCGTCCGGTCACGAGTTCGGTCGCCAGTGCGTCCACGGCTTCCTGCAGCGCCCGTACGGCCCGCTCGATCTCGTTCTCGACGGCCCGCAGGGACGGTTCCTGCGCGGCCAGCAGATTCAGGGCACTCAGGCGGCCGCGCTGCTCTTCCAGATCCCGGGCCTCCTTCAGGATGCGGGCGTGCGTCTCGAGCAGCTGGCCGTGCCGGACGCGCAGGCGCGTGGCCGTCACATCCAGTGGCGCGGCGGGGCGCAGGTCCTGGGCGATCAGGTCGAGGCGGCGACGCAGGTCCTGAAGCATGCGTGCCGTCACCGCGCCCGGTTGCGCCGGACTGGC
Proteins encoded in this region:
- a CDS encoding AAA family ATPase translates to MRLLFYRDLDVSRVRRQLGKVQEAIERDDFRTPDVKKLSQGPYYRAKLDDTNRLLLTFVRSGQETVCLALEVIHQHAYEKSRFLRGAVIDEAKLPDFSVAGAAQEAAPVRYLHPTRREFHLLDKVISFDDTQDVVYRTPAPVILVGSAGSGKTALTLQKLRDVPGRVLYVTLSAYLAQGARELYGAHGFENEAQEVDFLSFADFLRTMRVPSGREVSFGDVRDWAARQPGLKFTDAHQLFEEFRGVLSSAPGGPLSREAYLQLGVRQSIYAAEQRPAVYDLFSKYLTWMEGAGLFDASLLASAYLPDAAPTYDFVVVDEVQDLTAAQLALILRTLRTPGQFLLCGDSNQIVHPNFFSWAAVKTLLYRDPELAERQKISVLQANFRNSGQVTRVANDLLKIKHARFGSVDRESNFLVRAVAQEPGSVTFLPDDPRVKRHLDDQIRGSTEYAVLVLRDEDKAAARKAFGTPLIFSVHEAKGLEYPNIILHNFISGARQTFREITEGVTPVDLDRDELNYARARDKTDKSLEIYKFYVNALYVAVTRAVNRVTLIESDTGHPLLSLLGVGVGDEAEQLRASRASRDDWEREARKLELQGKKEQASDIRRRILQRKPVPWEVWTPPVLARMQAEVHQHPGDAKKARDLTDYALLNLDAELLGELRDLKIKPAQSYLRNAVKDRRLQRQAVLDKYRRPYQTGQLKAVLADTERYGVDHRTQENLTPLALATLHGQLPLVDALLERGADLNQTDLFGRTPHMLALEQAMQDPEYARTQLGPLWERVRPSHLDVLVGDRLTRLPSGGAEFYFLSVMLAQWPHYTSPLVHPDLGPRELRQRQTGFFVDTLQLNLAFFPFNVWREARRKRTYFNHVLARAEVNSSYVPARRLWQRAAHGLYELNPELRVKLLLAPGAEGEWVDPARLRAPLERGRVV
- a CDS encoding ribokinase, coding for MILVAGSANLDFITRVSHLPRPGETVLGPAFTTAPGGKGANQAVACGRSGHPTRFFGALGDDPYAAPLRESLRASGVQDTSLTLDAPTGAAFITVADSGENVIAVASGANALLTPQRGPDFTDVTHLILQLELPLATVQAYARSARERGVTVVLNAAPAPQEPLPADLLANVNVLVVNEGELTGLVGPGERMEQLRAAQALGPGTVIVTLGGAGSVAVSGDQRIEVAAHPVTVRDTTGAGDTFVGVLTGGLGAGQSLERAMRRAALAASLACTRDGAQPSMPTRHELDRALAQAGRVD